The following proteins are encoded in a genomic region of Brachypodium distachyon strain Bd21 chromosome 1, Brachypodium_distachyon_v3.0, whole genome shotgun sequence:
- the LOC100826634 gene encoding aspartate aminotransferase, mitochondrial, with amino-acid sequence MAMPRATAAICRQRRAGASYLQLPVARSMASWFGHVETAAKDPILGVTEAFLADPSPDKVNVGVGAYRDDNGKPVVLQCVREAERRIAGNMNMEYLPMGGSVNMIEESLRLAYGEDSEFIKDKRIAAVQTLSGTGACRLFADFQKRFLPDSHIYIPTPTWANHHNIWRDAQVPQRTFAYYHPESRGLDFAGLMNDIKNAPDGSFFLLHACAHNPTGVDPSEEQWREISYQFKVKNHFPFFDMAYQGFASGDPERDAKAIRIFLGNGHQIGCAQSYAKNMGLYGQRAGCLSILCDDEMQAVAVKSQLQQIARPMYSNPPVHGAVIVSTILGDPALKSLWLKEVKVMADRIIGMRNSLKESLEKLGSPLSWEHITNQIGMFCYSGMTPEQVDRLTNEFHIYMTRNGRISMAGVTTGNVTYLANAIHEVTKSN; translated from the exons ATGGCGATGCCTCGAGCCACCGCAGCGATCTGCAGGCAACGGCGGGCCGGCGCCTCCTACCTCCAGCTGCCAGTGGCGAGGTCCATGGCTTCGTGGTTCGGTCACGTGGAGACGGCCGCCAAGGACCCCATCCTCGGCGTCACCGAGGCCTTCCTCGCCGACCCTTCGCCCGACAAAGTGAACGTCGGCGTC GGTGCGTATCGAGACGACAACGGGAAGCCCGTCGTGCTACAGTGCGTGCGCGAGGCGGAGCGGCGCATCGCCGGGAACATGAACAT GGAGTACCTTCCGATGGGAGGAAGTGTGAACATGATTGAGGAATCACTGAGGCTCGCTTATGGGGAAGATTCTGAGTTCATCAAAGATAAGAGGATTGCGGCAGTGCAGACTCTTTCAGGGACTGGTGCATGTCGCCTGTTTGCAGATTTTCAGAAAAGATTCTTGCCGGATTCACATATCTACATACCTACCCCTACATGGGCCAA CCATCACAACATTTGGAGGGATGCCCAGGTACCACAAAGAACATTTGCCTATTACCATCCAGAGTCAAGAGGACTGGACTTTGCAGGCCTGATGAATGATATCAAG AATGCTCCAGATGGTTCCTTCTTTCTGCTTCATGCTTGCGCTCACAATCCCACTGGGGTAGATCCTTCAGAGGAACAATGGAGGGAGATTTCGTATCAGTTCAAG GTGAAGAACCATTTCCCCTTCTTCGACATGGCATACCAAGGATTTGCCAGTGGTGACCCAGAGAGAGATGCCAAGGCAATTCGGATCTTTCTTGGAAATGGACACCAAATTGGATGCGCACAGTCATATGCAAAAAACATGGGACTTTATGGACAAAGAGCAGGTTGCCTCAG TATTCTCTGTGACGATGAGATGCAAGCAGTTGCTGTGAAGAGCCAATTACAACAGATTGCCAGACCTATGTACAGCAACCCTCCCGTTCATGGTGCAGTAATTGTTTCCACCATCCTTGGTGATCCGGCACTGAAAAGCTTATGGCTGAAAGAGGTCAAG GTTATGGCCGATCGCATCATTGGAATGCGGAATTCACTTAAAGAGAGCCTTGAAAAGTTGGGTTCACCATTATCATGGGAACATATCACTAATCAG ATTGGCATGTTTTGCTACAGTGGGATGACACCTGAACAAGTTGATCGTTTAACAAATGAATTCCACATATACATGACTCGTAATGGGAGGATAAG CATGGCTGGCGTAACAACAGGCAATGTTACCTATTTGGCTAACGCTATTCATGAGGTCACCAAGTCAAATTAA
- the LOC106865437 gene encoding uncharacterized protein LOC106865437 isoform X2, with translation MAIFTKSALFGFAVVFSVFTGAANAQLSPNFYSTSCPNLGTIVRSGMASAVQTEKRMGASILRLFFHDCFVNGCDGSILLDDTPTFTGEKNAGPNANSARGFEVIDAIKKQVEASCKATVSCADILALAARDGVSLLGGPTWSVPLGRKDSRTASQSAANANLPGPGSSLATLISMFGSKNLSPRDMTALSGAHTVGQARCTTFRSRIYTERNINGTFAALRQRTCPRTGGDSALAPFDVQTADGFDNAYYQNLVAQRGLLHSDQELFNGGSQDALVRQYSNSPVQFSADFVSAMLKMGGLLPSSGTPTEVRLKCNMGFLLARCIIGAATLLCVLPPCQAKFTSKFYGKTCPNLGAIVRSVMAPAVAKEPRMGASIIRLFFHDCFVNGCDGSILLDDTPTFTGEKNAGANVNSVRGYEVIDAIKTQVETACKATVSCADIIALASRDAVNLQVGGPTWNVQLGRKDSRTASQSAANANLPGPGSSAASLVSAFAAKGLSAREMTALSGAHTVGRARCVLFRGRIYSDPNINATFAAARQQTCPQAGGDGNLAPFDDQTPDAFDNAYYKNLMAQRGLLHSDQELFNGGPQDALVRKYSGNAGIFAGDFAKAMVKMGGLMPVAGTPTEVRLNCRKVN, from the exons ATGGCCATCTTCACCAAATCGGCCTTGTTTGGCTTTGCCGTCGTCTTCTCTGTTTTCACCGGCGCGGCCAATGCGCAGCTCTCTCCCAACTTCTACTCCACGTCTTGCCCCAACCTTGGTACCATCGTGCGGTCGGGGATGGCATCGGCCGTGCAGACGGAGAAGCGGATGGGCGCTTCCATCCTTCGTCTCTtcttccacgactgcttcgtGAAT GGATGTGACGGTTCCATCTTGCTCGACGACACGCCGACCTTCACCGGCGAGAAGAACGCCGGACCAAACGCCAACTCGGCGCGCGGGTTCGAAGTGATCGACGCCATCAAGAAGCAGGTCGAGGCGTCGTGCAAGGCCACCGTGTCCTGCGCCGAcatcctcgcgctcgccgcccgcgACGGAGTCAGCCTG CTTGGAGGTCCGACGTGGAGCGTGCCGCTGGGGCGCAAGGACTCGCGCACGGCGAGCCAGAGCGCGGCCAACGCGAACCTGCCGGGGCCCGGGTCCAGCCTCGCCACGCTCATCTCCATGTTCGGCAGCAAGAACCTCTCGCCGCGGGACATGACGGCGCTCTCCGGCGCGCACACCGTCGGGCAGGCCCGGTGCACCACCTTCCGCAGCCGCATCTACACGGAGCGCAACATCAACGGCACCTTCGCGGCGCTGCGGCAGCGGACGTGCCCGCGGACGGGCGGGGACAGCGCCCTCGCGCCGTTCGACGTCCAGACCGCCGACGGGTTCGACAACGCCTACTACCAGAACCTGGTCGCCCAGCGCGGGCTGCTGCACTCGGACCAGGAGCTCTTCAACGGCGGCTCGCAGGACGCGCTGGTGAGGCAGTACAGCAACAGCCCGGTCCAGTTCTCGGCTGACTTCGTGTCGGCCATGCTCAAGATGGGCGGCCTGCTGCCGTCGTCCGGGACGCCGACGGAGGTCAGGCTCAAATGCA ATATGGGCTTCTTGTTAGCTAGGTGCATTATCGGCGCTGCTACTCTCCTATGTGTGCTTCCTCCTTGTCAGGCCAAGTTCACAAGCAAGTTCTACGGCAAGACATGCCCAAATCTGGGAGCCATCGTGCGGTCGGTGATGGCGCCGGCCGTCGCCAAAGAGCCGCGGATGGGCGCATCGATcatccggctcttcttccatGACTGCTTCGTGAAC GGATGTGACGGGTCGATCCTCCTGGACGACACGCCGACGTTCACCGGCGAGAAGAACGCCGGCGCCAACGTCAACTCCGTCCGCGGGTACGAGGTGATCGACGCCATCAAGACACAGGTCGAAACGGCCTGCAAGGCCACGGTGTCCTGCGCCGACATCATCGCATTGGCATCTCGCGACGCCGTAAACTTG CAGGTCGGTGGCCCGACGTGGAACGTGCAGCTGGGCAGGAAGGACTCGCGGACGGCGAGCCAGAGCGCGGCCAACGCCAACCTCCCGGGCCCAGGCTCCAGCGCCGCGTCGCTCGTCTCGGCGTTCGCGGCAAAGGGGCTCTCCGCGCGGGAGATGACGGCGCTGTCCGGGGCGCACACTGTGGGGCGCGCGCGCTGCGTCCTCTTCCGCGGCCGCATCTACAGCGATCCCAACATCAACGCCACcttcgcggcggcgcggcagcagACGTGCCCGCAGGCTGGCGGGGACGGCAACTTGGCGCCGTTCGACGACCAGACGCCTGACGCGTTCGACAACGCCTACTATAAGAACCTGATGGCGCAGCGCGGGCTGCTGCACTCTGATCAGGAGCTCTTCAACGGCGGGCCGCAGGACGCGCTGGTGAGGAAGTACAGCGGCAATGCCGGCATCTTCGCCGGCGACTTCGCTAAGGCCATGGTCAAGATGGGTGGGCTCATGCCGGTGGCCGGAACGCCGACGGAGGTCAGGCTGAATTGCAGGAAGGTGAACTAA
- the LOC106865437 gene encoding peroxidase P7 isoform X1, whose protein sequence is MGFLLARCIIGAATLLCVLPPCQAKFTSKFYGKTCPNLGAIVRSVMAPAVAKEPRMGASIIRLFFHDCFVNGCDGSILLDDTPTFTGEKNAGANVNSVRGYEVIDAIKTQVETACKATVSCADIIALASRDAVNLVGGPTWNVQLGRKDSRTASQSAANANLPGPGSSAASLVSAFAAKGLSAREMTALSGAHTVGRARCVLFRGRIYSDPNINATFAAARQQTCPQAGGDGNLAPFDDQTPDAFDNAYYKNLMAQRGLLHSDQELFNGGPQDALVRKYSGNAGIFAGDFAKAMVKMGGLMPVAGTPTEVRLNCRKVN, encoded by the exons ATGGGCTTCTTGTTAGCTAGGTGCATTATCGGCGCTGCTACTCTCCTATGTGTGCTTCCTCCTTGTCAGGCCAAGTTCACAAGCAAGTTCTACGGCAAGACATGCCCAAATCTGGGAGCCATCGTGCGGTCGGTGATGGCGCCGGCCGTCGCCAAAGAGCCGCGGATGGGCGCATCGATcatccggctcttcttccatGACTGCTTCGTGAAC GGATGTGACGGGTCGATCCTCCTGGACGACACGCCGACGTTCACCGGCGAGAAGAACGCCGGCGCCAACGTCAACTCCGTCCGCGGGTACGAGGTGATCGACGCCATCAAGACACAGGTCGAAACGGCCTGCAAGGCCACGGTGTCCTGCGCCGACATCATCGCATTGGCATCTCGCGACGCCGTAAACTTG GTCGGTGGCCCGACGTGGAACGTGCAGCTGGGCAGGAAGGACTCGCGGACGGCGAGCCAGAGCGCGGCCAACGCCAACCTCCCGGGCCCAGGCTCCAGCGCCGCGTCGCTCGTCTCGGCGTTCGCGGCAAAGGGGCTCTCCGCGCGGGAGATGACGGCGCTGTCCGGGGCGCACACTGTGGGGCGCGCGCGCTGCGTCCTCTTCCGCGGCCGCATCTACAGCGATCCCAACATCAACGCCACcttcgcggcggcgcggcagcagACGTGCCCGCAGGCTGGCGGGGACGGCAACTTGGCGCCGTTCGACGACCAGACGCCTGACGCGTTCGACAACGCCTACTATAAGAACCTGATGGCGCAGCGCGGGCTGCTGCACTCTGATCAGGAGCTCTTCAACGGCGGGCCGCAGGACGCGCTGGTGAGGAAGTACAGCGGCAATGCCGGCATCTTCGCCGGCGACTTCGCTAAGGCCATGGTCAAGATGGGTGGGCTCATGCCGGTGGCCGGAACGCCGACGGAGGTCAGGCTGAATTGCAGGAAGGTGAACTAA
- the LOC104581541 gene encoding uncharacterized protein LOC104581541 isoform X1 → MFVLALAHGVGEDMLRKVVSGPPLLPSGEEVALTPYFQLGEELVTQLSAQLGNMAAKGEAAPPSSTPAPSQERQKEPVTPIVEVGAEKVATSESNITSAEVSAKMHPSKTAESMAPKEVPSLDKTRSEIEFFRRHLQEAETQAKDSTMQSRRAVSELQIAKTKLKAAAAREEFIFEELRGLNVQTDPRAEQDRVSNALNARQTIDRSSFWSNRARGHELMLLRDRIDQNRSFFDSHLETLKAIHQAFWPLEEVPQELSKLTRKLGQDNIFRELMVPSAGPGGEHSVGVCADPAPSTRSQPNLEASW, encoded by the exons ATGTTCGTGTTAGCACTAGCacacggcgtcggcgaggacaTGCTACGGAAGGTGGTTTCAGGCCCTCCGTTGTTACCCAgcggggaggaggtggcctTGACGCCTTACTTCCAGCTTGGGGAAGAACTGGTGACCCAGCTGTCGGCTCAGCTGGGGAATATGGCCGCTAAGGGAGAAGCGGCTCCACCATCGTCGACTCCTGCGCCGAGCCAGGAG CGGCAGAAAGAGCCCGTGACTCCGATAGTTGAAGTAGGCGCCGAGAAAGTTGCGACATCCGAGTCGAATATCACGAGTGCTGAGGTCTCGGCTAAGATGCACCCTTCGAAAACCGCGGAGTCGATGGCTCCTAAGGAGGTTCCTTCCCTAGACAAGACTCGAAGCGAAATAGAGTTCTTTCGTCGACACCTCCAAGAAGCCGAAACTCAGGCCAAAGACTCAACGATGCAGAGTCGGAGAGCCGTGAGCGAGTTGCAGATTGCCAAGACCAAGCTAAAGGCGGCTGCCGCCCGCGAAGAGTTTATCTTCGAGGAGCTTCGTGGGCTGA ATGTGCAGACCGACCCGCGAGCTGAGCAAGATCGGGTAAGCAATGCCCTGAATGCTCGCCaaacgatcgatcgatcatcgtTCTGGTCTAACCGAGCAAGGGGTCATGAACTAATGCTTTTGCGAGACCGCATAGACCAGAACAGAAGCTTCTTCGATTCTCACTTAGAGACTTTGAAGGCGATTCATCAGGCATTCTGGCCCTTGGAGGAGGTGCCCCAAGAGCTGAGCAAGCTGACCCGAAAGCTTGGGCAAGACAACATCTTTCGGGAGCTGATGGTACCGTCAGCTGGTCCGGGGGGCGAACATAGCGTTGGCGTTTGTGCGGATCCAGCACCCTCGACTCGATCTCAGCCGAATCTCGAAGCTTCCTGGTGA